The genomic segment aagAGTATAGTTAGAAGCGGATTACTGGATTAACCAGCTACTTTCTGCAGATACCAGAATGCAGATTGGAGACTACGCCCACTTCCCCGTGAGATGATTGCGTAAGTTTCTTCTTAAACTCATGCTCtgttatattttttatgaatttattaatttatttatgatgTTGCATGTGAATTTGTACATAAGAATCCTCTTGTTGACTTTCTGTTGATAGTATTCTCTCTGTTATTTAATGCAATATAGGGACTTTGTTTTGCTCACGTACTTGTGAGGTTGTCATAACTATGCGTGTGGAGGACTGAATGTTTAATTCTAATAGAGTGTAAAATATGGTTGTCTCCTGTCTCGAAATTTGAGTTACACAACTAGTACCCTACTGCTTTTAAACCAACATGAGAGTGCCGAATTGACACTTTTATGATTAGATGATTTAGTTTTGAGGCTTTGATACACTTCCTGTGTCGTACACATGCATATGTTATTTTTTTGACCCGGGGTAGTTAGCAGGTgaatcaagtttagtagatgagatAGTTGAAGGTGGGGATGAAGGACTGTGAATTGATTGTGTAGTAACATGAAGCATTAAAGTTAGACAACCAAGAATCACGGGACTttaaatttttaagattttagtTGTTACTTTGCAGTCATCTTCATGTCAATTTATGATTTGTGTTTTACAGATATGCCAGAGAAGATACACATTATTTGCTGTACATTTATGACTTGCTGAGGCAAAAGTTGCTAATGTCAGCTGCTGAATCTGAAAATTCCGATCCTCCTCTAACTGAGGCAAGCactttaaattcatttttcGTTGGAATTTGGTTTCAAGTATTTAATCAGAATTGTGACTTCGACTCTAAAACTATAAAAGatgaaactttaaaatgctTCCTAATTTCAAAGGTGAATTTTTTCAGATCCAAAATACCACCTAATTTCAAAGCTGACTGGAGAAAACtttttgaaataaaacattGAAGTTCTTTCGTAAAATTATAGTCAGCAAGGTGCGAGGACTGGTATGATCAGACTAAAGAAAAACTAGTCCAATCTGGATATCCACACTTAATATTGTGACATGTTTAATCTTAAAACCTGATTATATACCCCTTAGATTCACCTTGGCTCCTCCCTGCTGTTAGGGATATCCAATCAACTTGAGAGTTTAATGTGAGTGGTGGCATATAATACCAGTGTCCTAATATTCAAGTCTCCTGTGCGTTGGGGAGCAATCTTTACACAATTTCCAATTTTGCTACCACGCATAAAATTAGTGACGGAAGGTGATCCTGGTTGACTGGAGCTCAATCTTTTCGAACATAACATAGTTTACATTAATTTTAGAACTCATGAATCAAAATTCAAGCCtttaattgtttaataatttaataattaatcatcgtttcttatttttataattttatttattatctaTCAAAGTCCTGATTCCTAAACTTAATCATTAGAGTAATACTAAAAATTGTTTCTAtacatttttacatatttttatattataataatgtaGTTTTCAATTCTTTAATATGTATTggatataattttaattaatttttttttaaactttgttAAAATATCTAGAAACATGATGATTAGACATATTTACTTTGTGCTGTCATTATAGCTAGTACCTTTAATGTTCTCTTAACCGAATTTTGTTGTGGAAAAATTTATGTTCAGTTCTCTTGCTTACATACCTCGAAACTCGAAAGTATATTTTACTTTTTTGTGGAGAAAAATATGTTCAGTTCTCTTACTTATATACCTGCAGAAGGTATGCTAACCAAATAAATGGGCTATAGAATTTAATGCATGACTAAACACTTGTTGCAACTGACAATTATGTGGTATTTCGGCAGGTCTATAAACGGAGTTATGATATATGCTGTCAACTCTATGAAAAGGAGCTTCTGACTGATGACTCGTACCTTTACATTTATGGGTATTGCTCCACTTGTCAGTTTGTGGCAATATTTAGTCATGGACCTTGTTGTCCATAGGTCAAACAAATTGCGTTCTTGGCCTGTGTTCGCTTCTACTCATCTGCTTTTCTGATTTTTTGGTTTAAAAATGATGATGCAGGTTACAGGATGCTGAGCTCAACACTAAGCAGCTAGCTGTTGTTTCTGTGAGTAAATTTATTCATTCCTGTCTTTTTTCctatatacattttttttattcatgtcTGTCTTTCCCTGGCCTGTATACAATTTTTACATGATGTTTGTTTGCGTTGTTTATTTTGCCTTTGGGTTGGTTATTACCCATTTGTTTAGACTGCTTCAGTCGCTATGCAAGCTATTGGGAATTTCGACAAGCAAACGATTTCTATCCATTGTTCTCAGTTCTCTTTTCCTGGATATTTTGTCGTATTCGCATACTTACAAAGGTGGACATATGTGAGGGTAAATCTGGGCTCTTGCCCAGCAGGTTCGATTGGAACTTTTGTTAGAGTTTCAAGCTTGTGCTGTCATTTGAGTAAAAAAGTTCATCTTACATCTAATTAAACACTATATGGACGCTCGCTATGTCTGTGTCTAAATATCATATATtcatgtaataaaaaatatatatcatatattaacttgttattcaattaattattttaaatcgctaatttaagtatttagaaatgaattcattatttaaatttaaaatttttaggatTGATTCGTATTTTATGATGGAAATTTTTAACGATACATAGTACAATTTTAGCAACTCTTGAATGGCATGTAGGGACTCTATGAATGGAGGGATGCTGTTGCTCGCGCTGAGGATGAGAGCACTGGATATATTTTACCGAAAAGGACTCTTCTCGAACTCGGTACTTGCTAGCTTTTCCAAATTTAACTACTTCCAGTATTTCTAGGTTTTCCGATGTATTTTTTTCATACTGTTTTCTCTGCCTCCTCACCCATTGCATATTCTTCTTCCTTTATGCTTGTTGATTAAAAGCTAAACAGATGCCTGTCACTGCCAGCAAATTACGTCATGTTTTGAGATCTAAGCACCCATACATTGAACAAAATATTGCTTCTGTTGTTAGTGTAATAAAATATGCCATCCGAAATGCTTCTGCATTTGAGGAAGCCGTTGAACATCTTAAAGCGAGGCGATTGGAAATGGTATGTATTTTATGAATTATCCTATCTTCTCTTTTATTTTCTGTCTACAGCTAGCTTACTTGTCTCCGTGAACTCACTAATTGCTGGTCGAAAGGGGAAAATTATCTACATTTTGACATAGTCTCTCTCGAGTTTTGTGGAGAGCATTACTTCCGGTATCTCATATTCTCATCACAATGAAAAATAAAGTTTTTATAAACTCTCAGGAAACTAGCTCGTGGAATTACTTGTGCCCGCTTATCTATCGTCTTTTGTTGTTTGCTTCTAGGacacaaaaatattttgacatttaAATTGACAAAAAACCAAGCGTCATGTGGGTTGAGTCTAGAGGACATGATAAAATTTGTGAGCGCGAGGATGAGGAATAACAATCTACCACAATGAACAGCATAAACGCACCAGGAAGCATGTTAGCTGATTATTTTACTTAAAGTTGCTTTCAAGTTTGTTCTGCAAGTGTGGAAGCATCTTACATCTCATTCTCAAATATAGATATGCTTGTTGTAAATTTTTAGTGGATTGTATTTATTGCAGCCACTAGATAAGTGGTCCCTTCTTCTTCTTTggtttataaaattatatgtaaattttctcGAACCTTTGTAGCTTGATATGTGGTATTGGGTCAGATAGGCTCAATAAAGTTCTCTTTGGAGGTCTATGTCTGGCCTCTCTCATCCATAACCATTTGCTTTCACTAATATGTTATGTAATGCTTTCATTTGATAACAATATCATTTGTTGCAGGTAAGTGAAGAAAATTCTTTGGCTGCAAACGATTCTGAATTGTCACCTCCAGCAGCTCCTGAAGTAATAAAAATTTCCGATGAAGTTGAAATAAAACATAGCTATTTACCTAATGACCGCGAAGATGCCACCTCAATATCTTCGGTTCAACACGTGAACGAGTCTCGTGTCGTTGAAAGTTCTAATGCTACAATCAGTACAAACGAGCTGAAATCTGCTCACTACTCTTATGAGAGTAATGAGAATGAAAAAAGTGAGACAGATGGTTGTGCTGCTACCGTTCCTAGAGAAACATTGCATGAATCTGGCCATCCTGTAGATACAGCTACAGATATGAAATTGTCACCAGCCGTAAGCTACTTTTCTGTTTCTTGCCATTGCATAGTCTTCTGGTTCCTGTGTATGATATTCATGTAAAAACTGTAAACTTATCAGCACATGCTGACCAGACCGTCCTATGTTCCTCAAATAAAATCCCCCGTTATTATTGATTAGAAGAAGTCAAAGATCATGTTTCAGTTCATTCTTGCCGTAAAATTGCTGTCAGAGCATTATTGTCCCTTGACTGCTAAAAACACCTCTAGTCTAGCAAATTGACTTGCTTTACCTTAGGCTGCAGCAACTGTTCCGACGCTGGAAAAGCCAAGCCGAGCTTTTGGGGCATTGTTTGGCAATCCAGCAAAGCGGAAGTATAATCCTGATAAAATAGTGAGTTTCATTGTGAAGTTTGACAATTCCTGATTGACTAAATTCGTttacttttcttttcttcttctcaAGATTAAAGTTAGTTACTTGGCTTTAGGAACAACAAGACACTAAACTGGAGCAAATAAAGTCAACAGTGAGTCTCCCATTCCATATATTTTCAGGCAGGGATGAACGATTTCAATCATCCGTTCAGGAATCTCCCTCAATAACTGAAGTTCCACCACACATGGAAGAAGTCCCAGCACCAGCTACTGTTTCAACCACTGAAGACATTATTAATCTCGGTGATGATTCAGACATAGAAGAATCTGCAAAAAAGAACCCCGATTCTACATCCAACCATGACATAAACCACCCAGCAAACAACATAGCAGGTTATGCATCAGAGATTGATGATGGAGATGAGCCCATGTCAATGTCCGATCTATCCTCAAGCTTCCAAAAGTTCTTTGCTTCACAAGAGCAACCTAAGAGTTCAGAAACGGTGGAAAAATTCCAACCCTCCCGGGATTTTGAACCGTTCAATTATGCAGCTGCTCAAGAGCAGGTAAAATTTGGGGATGTTCACAGGACGCAAACGGAAGAAAACAAAGATAATACTAGGAGTAGGCTTAAAAGAGATGGGAAAAAGA from the Primulina tabacum isolate GXHZ01 chromosome 16, ASM2559414v2, whole genome shotgun sequence genome contains:
- the LOC142528584 gene encoding protein RRP6-like 2; this encodes MEIDRTDEGAPGRTGTLRKLAARGSLRTSIGKLSGSSRILPSQKDFHFYNNFPEFKNLVREISEKSKNLLIKIGASEDLLGKAVMFPPDEKMELDDDVANDWLENVNDDIFEKFDVSLEEFKRLRKNQEESGIRKTRVNAVDDDSDSGFQMVYGKKNKKKFSSLDANVEEFRVKSQEVRVAEKVKPKVPFHVPTIPRPQDEYKIIVNNLNQPFEHVWLDRSEDGSTFVHYLEKLSVLDFVDKNDSTAEPIKPPPIELTPFKLVEDVNELRRLASKLSSVEEFAVDLEHNHYRSFQGLTCLMQISTRTEDFVIDTLKLRVHVGPYLRPVFKDPTKRKVMHGADRDILWLQRDFSIYVCNMFDTGQASRVLKLERNSLEYLLNHYCGVAANKEYQNADWRLRPLPREMIAYAREDTHYLLYIYDLLRQKLLMSAAESENSDPPLTEVYKRSYDICCQLYEKELLTDDSYLYIYGLQDAELNTKQLAVVSGLYEWRDAVARAEDESTGYILPKRTLLELAKQMPVTASKLRHVLRSKHPYIEQNIASVVSVIKYAIRNASAFEEAVEHLKARRLEMVSEENSLAANDSELSPPAAPEVIKISDEVEIKHSYLPNDREDATSISSVQHVNESRVVESSNATISTNELKSAHYSYESNENEKSETDGCAATVPRETLHESGHPVDTATDMKLSPAAAATVPTLEKPSRAFGALFGNPAKRKYNPDKIEQQDTKLEQIKSTVSLPFHIFSGRDERFQSSVQESPSITEVPPHMEEVPAPATVSTTEDIINLGDDSDIEESAKKNPDSTSNHDINHPANNIAGYASEIDDGDEPMSMSDLSSSFQKFFASQEQPKSSETVEKFQPSRDFEPFNYAAAQEQVKFGDVHRTQTEENKDNTRSRLKRDGKKSSVTIQPQNGEEKTDVLPQGRRRQAFPASGNRSATFR